The sequence below is a genomic window from Massilia oculi.
CGGCGCTGGTGGTCTTCTCGTTGCCGCGCTGGCGCGGCAGCCTGCGCGCCCTGGCCGACCGGGTCGCGCCCTGGTCGATCTACCGCCTGCTGGCGGGAGGCAGCTTCCTGCTGGCGTTCTCGGCGCTGCAGGGGGCCGGCATCAGCGTCGAGAAATCGCTGATGCGCCTGTCCGACGCCGCCAGCCCCTGGTTGCGCGAGCGGCTCGATGGCGCCCTGTTGGGCGTCAAGTCGGGCCTGAACTGCGGCGAGGCGCTGCGCAACGCCGGCTACGGCTTTCCGTCGCAGGAAGTGATCGACGACCTGTGCGTCTACGCCGACTACAAAGGCTTCACCGAAGCGCTGGCGATGCTGGCGCAGGAATGGATGGAGGAAGGGGTGGAGGCGATCGCCGGCCAGATGAAGGTGCTCAACGGCCTGGCGATCCTGACCCTGTCTCTGGTAATGGGCTGGCTGGTGACCGGATTCTTCGGCCTGCAGCAGGAAATCACCGCCCTTACCCGCGCCGTGCACTGATATTAACCGCCCCGACCGGGGCATTCGATTGACCACCAATGGAGAACGACAGCATGAACAAGCAACCGCACAACGCCCACATCGTCCCGCGCGCACGCCGCCAGCGGGGCGCCTCGCTGCTCGAGATCATCGCCTATCTCGGCATCGCCGCCATCGTCGTGCTGGGCGCGGTCTCGATGCTCGGCAGCGCCTTCGGCAATGCCCAGGCCAACCGCACCATCGAGGAAGTGGTGTCGATCCGCACCGGCATCAAGCGTCTCTACATGGGCCAGGCAGCCAGCTACGGACAGGTCGCGATCACCGAACAGGCGATCAAGTCGCGCGTGCTGCCGGCCACGCTCGCGGTCAACAACAACGACGTGAAGAACGCCTGGAACGGCGCGGTCACCATCACCGGTGCCACTTCCGCCTTCGAGATCAAGTATGCCGCCGTGCCGCAGGACGCCTGCATCTCGATCCTGAGCGGCGCCAGCGGCTGGAGCAAGGTGAAGGTCAATGCGACCAATGACATTGTCTCCTTCCCCATCACGCCGACCACCGCGAACGCCTCGTGCGCCGCCGGCGAGAACGAGATCACCTGGACCGCCACCTGATCCAGCCTGCCGCCTCCGCCAACGCTACCCGCCCGATTATGTCCAGTCTCAAGCATTTCGCCTTCGCCGACCTGTATCTCGGCCATCCATCCCTGGATGACCGCTACTGCGCGCTGCCCGGCGCGCGCGTGGTGCCGCTTCCGCCCGACGCAGCGCTGCGCCAGGATTGCGCGCGCCTTCTCGCGGCCTGCCGCGCCACGCTGGACGCGCTGCCGGACGGCGCCGCAGAGTTCCGCCAGGAACACGGCGAGGCACAATACCGTGTGGCAGTGATGCCCACGCCGCGTGGCGCCATGTTCGTGCTGCGCAAGCTCGCGGGCAGCATCGGCAGCCTGGCCGAACTCGGCATCCCGCCCGCCTATGTGCGGCGCATGCTCGACCCCGGCCTGGGCGGACTGTTCGTGATCGCGGGCGGCCCCAAGATGGGCAAGACTACCACCGCCTGTGCGATGGTCAAGGAGAGACTGGCGGCATTCGGGGGCGTGGCCGTCACAGCCGAAGTGCCGGCCGAGCTGCCGCTCGAAGGCGCCCACGGCGACGGCATCTGTTACCAGACGGTGGGCGGGCGCGACACGCGCGGCTTCATCGACCGGCTGCGCGACAGCGCACGCTGGGGCGCAGGGATGGTGCTGGTGCACGAGATCGTCGAGCCGCGGGTGGCCGCCGAGGTGCTGCGCGCCAGCAGCGAAGGCCGGCTGGTGATCGCCACCATGGTCGGCGAAGACCCGGTGCGTACGCTCGGCCGTCTGCACACGATGGCCGACGCCCATCTTGGCCAGGGCGCGGCGCGCGCGCTGCTTGCCGATGGCCTGGCCGGCATCCTGCACCAACGCCTGCCGCAGGCGCCGGAGCCGGTGCAGGCCGGCCAGCCGCGCCGCCTGGAGACCGAATTCCTGCAGTTGCAGGGCGCGCCCGAAGCCCGTCGGCTGCTGCGCGACGGCCATTTCGACCAACTACGCCAGGCCATGCAGCAGCAGGTGAACAATCTGTTGCGCGCGCCGGCTGGCGTCTTCGACCTGAGGGAGCGTGCCTGATGTGGACCGGATGGGTGACCCTGGCGCTGGCCGGCAGTTGCGGCCTGTACGCCATGCAGGAACATAACGACGACCAGACCCTGGCCCTGGCCGGCAACGGCGCGGCCCTGGCATCCAGCATGGCCGTCTATCGCGACGCCGTGGTGCGCTATGCCCACGAGCACCCGGCATTTGCGGGCACGGTGCCAAAAGCCCAGCTGTCGCTGCCGACCTGGTATGCCGACCCGGATCCGGGTCTGTGGAGCAACCACGTGGACGCCGGCGGCGTGATCGCGGTCTACGCCACCCGATTGCCGGCTGTCGACATCGCGGCCGACCTGGCGCAGCTGGCGCACGGATCCGAGCTGGCCGGCCGCGCCAATCCCGGCGCCGGACGCATCGATCCGGCCGCACATGCCGGCGCCGCGGTGGCGCTGCCCGCCATTCCGAACGGGGCGCTGAAGGCCGGCGCGCCGGTCTGGCTGGCGCACCGCTACTGAAGGCCGCGCGATGAAGCCAATCAGCCGGACACGCGGCTTCGGCCTGGTCGAAATGCTGGGTGCGCTGGCGCTGGCCACACTGGTCGCGGCCGGCGTCGCGACGCTGACCGCGCGCCTGCTGGACGACCTGCGGCGCCAGCACGCGGCAGGCTATCAGCAGCGCTTCGCCGCCGCCGCAGCGCTCTACCTGCGTGCCAACCAGGCGGCCCTGTACCAGCAGGCCGCCGGTGGCACGGTGGCTGTCGGCCTGGCCGCGCTGAAGGCGGCCGGCGCGGGCTTCCTGCCGGCCGGCTTCAGCGACACCAATCCCTATGGCCAGACACCCTGCCTGCTCGTGCGGCGGGCCGGCGCGGCGCTGTCTGCGCTTGCGGCGAGCGAAGGCGGCGAGGCAATCGGTGACGCCGCGCTCGCCTATATCGCAGCACATGCCGGCGCCGGTGGCGGCGCCATCAAGCTGGACCCAACGGCGCCGGGACCGGCAGCCGGCGGCGCCTTCGGCAGCTGGCGCCTGGACGCCGCCGCGCTGGCCGCCTACACCAACCGCAGCTGCACCGGCACCGCCGCCGCTGGTGGACGCCTGGCATCCGCCCTGTTCGCCGACGCCGGCGCCGCCTTGCCGACCGATTTCCTGTACCGCGGCGCGGTGCCGGGCCGGCCCGAACTGAACCAGATGAATGCTCCGCTGCGCATGGCCGGCGCCGCCCTCGTGCAGAACGGCGCGGCCTGCGGCGACGCCGCCCGCATCGCCATCGACGAACAGCGCAATATCGTCACCTGCGGGCCCGAAAAACGATGGAAGAACAGCGGCAACGACACCTGGCGCGACCCGGTGGCGAATTTCGGCGCCCTGCTCGCGCTGACCGACGAACCGAATGGCGCGGTGCGGGTCACGCTCGACACGGGACGCGCCTTCGTGCACGGCAGCAGCGGCTGGAAGGCGCTGGCGGTCGACCAGAACGGCAATCTGGAGGTCCCCAACCGCCTGACTGCCGGCAGCGGCAAGGTGATCGGCCACGCGGAGGTGGGCGGCGACATGAATGTCAGCATCGACGTGCGCGCCAAGGAGGTGAAAGCGACCGAAGGCGTCTACGGTTACCATTTGTGGGCCGACAGCTTCTTCATCTCGCCGGTCTTCGAATTCAGCGGCACG
It includes:
- a CDS encoding type 4 pilus major pilin, with product MNKQPHNAHIVPRARRQRGASLLEIIAYLGIAAIVVLGAVSMLGSAFGNAQANRTIEEVVSIRTGIKRLYMGQAASYGQVAITEQAIKSRVLPATLAVNNNDVKNAWNGAVTITGATSAFEIKYAAVPQDACISILSGASGWSKVKVNATNDIVSFPITPTTANASCAAGENEITWTAT
- a CDS encoding ATPase, T2SS/T4P/T4SS family, with product MSSLKHFAFADLYLGHPSLDDRYCALPGARVVPLPPDAALRQDCARLLAACRATLDALPDGAAEFRQEHGEAQYRVAVMPTPRGAMFVLRKLAGSIGSLAELGIPPAYVRRMLDPGLGGLFVIAGGPKMGKTTTACAMVKERLAAFGGVAVTAEVPAELPLEGAHGDGICYQTVGGRDTRGFIDRLRDSARWGAGMVLVHEIVEPRVAAEVLRASSEGRLVIATMVGEDPVRTLGRLHTMADAHLGQGAARALLADGLAGILHQRLPQAPEPVQAGQPRRLETEFLQLQGAPEARRLLRDGHFDQLRQAMQQQVNNLLRAPAGVFDLRERA
- the pilM gene encoding type IV pilus biogenesis protein PilM, giving the protein MWTGWVTLALAGSCGLYAMQEHNDDQTLALAGNGAALASSMAVYRDAVVRYAHEHPAFAGTVPKAQLSLPTWYADPDPGLWSNHVDAGGVIAVYATRLPAVDIAADLAQLAHGSELAGRANPGAGRIDPAAHAGAAVALPAIPNGALKAGAPVWLAHRY
- the pilV gene encoding shufflon system plasmid conjugative transfer pilus tip adhesin PilV; this translates as MKPISRTRGFGLVEMLGALALATLVAAGVATLTARLLDDLRRQHAAGYQQRFAAAAALYLRANQAALYQQAAGGTVAVGLAALKAAGAGFLPAGFSDTNPYGQTPCLLVRRAGAALSALAASEGGEAIGDAALAYIAAHAGAGGGAIKLDPTAPGPAAGGAFGSWRLDAAALAAYTNRSCTGTAAAGGRLASALFADAGAALPTDFLYRGAVPGRPELNQMNAPLRMAGAALVQNGAACGDAARIAIDEQRNIVTCGPEKRWKNSGNDTWRDPVANFGALLALTDEPNGAVRVTLDTGRAFVHGSSGWKALAVDQNGNLEVPNRLTAGSGKVIGHAEVGGDMNVSIDVRAKEVKATEGVYGYHLWADSFFISPVFEFSGTGDPNNGNYAWAGRDCHIPTASNSIIYPVGSQLPDKHGITMICYEQDHKFRYQSGGMTP